The following coding sequences lie in one Lolium perenne isolate Kyuss_39 chromosome 2, Kyuss_2.0, whole genome shotgun sequence genomic window:
- the LOC127328990 gene encoding uncharacterized protein gives MEGADSRALVRTGTPSASPQGLHVAKGALLLQAVMDRRTTLYNRAVTHYHKAKLDRADLARELEAVKVEAAKVPQLESDLRAARAQCAESEEAGRSAAGKLKLAEQELTRLRLLEQNHLTELNSLRTAEKEKVDDLSRRLTEVEKQRLALQEEVTAKSTELLDGINPFIFFSAPHLLSYLLTPHRKSIYLYIICSLSLSECLMSSFYVSFNHRRKLDMQVTAGAASAAQPGQVV, from the exons atggagggcgccgactcgcgcgcgttgGTGAGGACGGGGACCCCATCGGCGTCACCGcaaggcctgcacgtggccaagggcgcactgCTTCTgcag gctgtgatggaccggcgcaccactttgtataatcgcgccgtcacccattaccacaaggccaagctggaccgggccgacttggcccgcgagctggaagccgtcaagg ttgaagccgccaaggtcccgcagctggagtcggatctccgagccgctcgcgcccagtgcgccgagagcgaggaggcgggccgatccgccgccggcaagctcaagctggctgagcaggagctgacgcggctgcgcctgctggagcagaaccacctcaccgagctcaactccctcaggacggcggagaaggagaaggtggatgatctgagccggcggctgacggaggtggagaagcagcggcttgcgctgcaggaggaggtcaccgccaagtccacagagctgCTGGATGGAATCAATCCGTTCATCTTCTTTTCTGCACCACATCTTCTTTCCTATCTTCTCACACCTCATAGGAAATCAATTTATCTCTATATTATTTGCTCTCTTAGTCTATCTGAATGTCTTATGTCTTCCTTCTACGTCAGCTTCAACCACCGCAGAAAACTCGATATGCAAGTCACCGCTGGTGCTGCTAGTGCAGCACAACCAGGTCAAGTTGTGTAG